In Pan paniscus chromosome 1, NHGRI_mPanPan1-v2.0_pri, whole genome shotgun sequence, the DNA window gcagcactattcacagtagcaaagacctggaaccaacataaatgtccatcaatgatagactggattaagaaaatgtggtacatatacaccatggaatactatgcagccataaaaaggatgagttcatgtcctttgtagggacatggatgaagctggaaaccatcattctcagcaaactatcacaaagacaaaaaaccaaacaccgcatgttcttactcatagatgggaactgaacaatgagaacacttggacacaagaaggggaacatcacacaccagagcccgtcgtggggtggggggagcagggagggatagcattaggagatatacctaatgtaaatgacgagttaatgggtgcagcacaccaatatgtcacatgtatacatatgtaacaaacctgcacattgtgcacatgtaccctagaacttaaagtataataaaaaaataaaataaaataaaaattcttattagaaaaaaaagaaaaagcatggcACAAAACTGTAAGAAGATATTTGTCATGTATACATCTGGCAAACAAACCTATATCCAGCATATATAaagtatatcttttaaaaagtggaaaagaTTGTCAATCCAgctaaaatgggcaaatggtttAAACAATCACTTCACAAAAGAGGACACCCAAATgattaattcaaaatataaaatttgatcaCTTGTGTCAGAGAAATGCTAATTATGATTCTATAGTGGGCAACAGCACTCACATCTCATAGTTGGTTACTGAGTCCAATAAGTTAATACGAGCACCCCCATCTTACTTACTAATTCTTCCTTCATGGATAAGTCAGGATAAAGATATCTTATTAATATATCCTATCCAAGAAGAAAAGGATTTACCAACTATCTAATTATGTTTGAGAATATTGAGTCATAGCTTGAGACTCAAAGATTCCATCTTTTAGAATCTCACTTCTCATTGGAAGCTGAAATttcactctctctcccttttttctttttttcttctctcgtATTTCTTTGAATTGGTTTCAGTACAAGAAAGCATTAAGCAGTATATATCTATGATGGCAgaagcatatatttttatattcaaggtAATTGGAAGCTTTTAATCTCTAAAATGCTGTGCGAGGAATGAGAGTTACTAGACTTTGAACccttaaaaagataaagaaatctgTAAGGAGTGGGAACATACAGATTTAATAAACTATCACAGAGGTGCCATCTCTTCTGTGAAGCCACCTTGGCCCCCTGTTTTCAATACTTGAACACAATTTGAATTTGCATGGTACTATACATATAAACTTATCCTATGTCAGCACTAATAATACTAAATTTCTAACAATGATTTACTATACTTGAGCTTTCTGAGGAAAAAAGTTTATTCAATTTGGTATCCCAACAGTTTAGAGCttagaaaattatatttgctCAAActcttaattaaataaattaattctttatttttttttacagtttccaTGTTTTTCATTCCTCTACTGAAAGtgaaattttcataattaaaatattgtgtCTGCATCCAGGCAGTTAAGACCTTGATGCATTAATGTTTCAATGTATGTTTATTACTCTGATTTTACTGTGATGACTTCCAAGTGTAAATCTTGAGATGTTGTGTTTATGAAAGTAAATTCTCCAACTGTACTGTGATATTCTTAAAGTGAAATATGAGTTTTATTCATTCGTGCTTCTCCTCAAATAGCATGCCcagtagatgcttaataagtTAATATTGGATAAAAGCAGAAAGATGTCATGATACTTATTTCTGCATTTGCTTCTGCAGATTTTCCTTTATATCACacctggaattacagatgtgagccaccactctcggcCCAACAACTGTATTTGTtatagccaaaaactagaaacaactcaaatgtttatGAACACATAAATcgataaacaaattgtagtatattcttacaatggaatattttccaGTAATAAACATGACAAACAATTGAGGTATGAAACAAGTTGTATAAAACTCAGACTAattatactaagtaaaataagctacACCGTTCTAAGTCTAATTCCACCCCCTCAAAAAGATTACATGGCTTATAGTTCAATTTAAGCGAAATGTGCACTAATCTATAGtggcagaaagcagatcagttgTTTCCTGGGAGGAGGGTTGTTTATGGCTAGAGTGAGGGAAGCATTAGGAAGGAACCAATGAACCAGTTGGTGTGATTTGGCATAATAATacgttcattatcttgattgtgggaATGGTCACACCAGTGTTTACATAAGTCAAAACATAACAAATTATACACTTCATGCGAATTTCTTGTGTGTCAATTATACCTCCATAAAAgctatttaaaatagaatttaataacactttttctaatttgttatttatttttaacatgaaaaatatgaattactaatttatatatttctaaatgttttaggtaaaatattaaagcattttatttttcttttcctttgtgtagGATCCATATTTGTACTTGGTAAGCTACATTcaagataaacattttatttattttctaaataaaatatacaatttttacatAATTGTTTTCTGACGGAGTTGGACCAAGATACTATGTAATATGTGAGACAAAAAAGCCATATATATCCGTCTATTCTGTCACCTTTTCCGCCAGTCTGCATTTTATTCCTCATAAGCCTTGATTTTGTTTATCGTTAAACATATAAAGACAATTAAAATACCCTTGGTCTTCTGGATCACAGACTTCAAGAAAGAAACTAAGAAGCCCTGGAATGCCATATTCCTAAGACATAACCTCCATGGGTAGCAGCGCTTTGGGGCGAGGTCCAGGATAACTAAGGAGATCCATGGAGACGGTGATCACAAAGACAGCTTCTGCATGCTCCGTCTCAGAGCCTGCTTGACCTCTTTGTTCCTCAGGCTGTATATCAGGGGATTCAGCATGGGGATGACCATAGTGTAGAATATGGACACTATTTTACTTTGCTCCATGAAGAAGATGGCACTGGGTTGTGCATACATGAAGAAAACAGTACCAAAAAACAAGCACACTCCTGTTAGGTGGGAAGCGCATGTGGAGAAGGTTTTCTGGCGTCCCTGCAGGGTCGGGATCCTCAGAATTGTTGAGATGATGTAAATGTATGAGACCAGGACAATCAAAAAGGTACTGACAATAATGGAGCCACATAAACCAAGAAGAACCAGTTGGTTTATAAAGGTATCTGAACATGAGAGGGACAAGAGTGGGGGGACATCACAGAAAAAGTCGTTGATCTCATTGGACCCACAGAAAGGCAACCTGAAGGTCATGGTTGTTTGAGCAATGGCATTGACTACACCCCACAAGTAGGATCCTGATATTAACAGCACACAGACCTGGTGAGACATGCTCACAGAGTACAGAAGAGGGTTGCAGATGGCGATGAAGCGGTCATAGGCCATGGCAGCCAGGAGGAAAGCCTCTGTGGTACCAAAGAGAGACAGGAAAAAGAACTGAGCAGCACATCCGCCAAAGGAAATTGTGTGGTCCTCTTGCATGGAGTTCGCCAGAGCCCTGGGTGCAATTGTGGAAGAATagcagatgtccaacaatgaaaGGCTTTGCAGGAAGGCATACATTGGGGTGTGGAGGTGTGCATCTACCCAGATAATTACAATCATGCCAAGGTTTCCCACCACAGCTATGCCATACAGGatcagaaaaatcagaaatagcATAGCCTGCATTCCGGGACCCCCTTGGAACCCAAGTAGAACAAATTCTGAGACATGTGTAAAATTCACCATTGTGTAAGTgctgagagaaagagaatgagagagagagggagggagagagaaagagaaaaagagagagagagagagatgggagaggaggaggaggaagaaggaaaacataagccaagacaaaaattatttaatgcaaTAATGTCTTGGTCTGCTGTGTTTGGTATTTCATGTAAAGAGAAAAGTTCAGctgtaagagaaagaaatgggaaataaATCATTTATGTAGAAATAGTCTGCCTCTATAAATATGGCGCCATATAATTCAACTCTAATCTCAAAATACTCAtgtattttgagtaatttttttcaCTCCACatcattagctttttttttaatttaaagaggtctcaaaatcagagcagaaagacATGATGACACCTGAGACTCAACTATTTAGTTAGTTTTTCTTTACAAGAATTGTTATCTGGGCTGAGGGAGATGCTGGCAAGTGGAGTTGATTATGTTTGTAAAATCAATTAACTTAGACTTTTTGGTCACATTTCTATTAGTTTCCTGGTACtattaaaacaaattatcttAGATTTAATGGGTTTAAGCAACaggaattatttaatttacagttcCAGAGGACAAAAGTGCAGAGTAAGCTTTAAAGGCCTATAATATGTTAGCAGGCCCATGTTTCTTTTGGAGGCTCTAgagaagaatgtgtttgctttcctttgccAGCTTCTGAAGTCCACCTGTATTCAATGGTCCATGGCccctttttctgcttttaaagccAGCAGCACAGCATCTTCtctccaacctctgcttctggtCTTATATCTCCTGTACCTGACCATCCTACTTCCCTCTTAGAAGGACCTTAGTGATGACACTGGGTCCTTCCAGATAAACCAGGATGGTATCTCATCTCAACATTTTTAATATTCACATCTGCAAATTTCCTTTTACCATGTAAGGTAATATATCCACAGGCTTCATAATTTACCATATGGACATCTTGGAAGGGCGCTCTTTATCCTACCATACTATCtgtttgatatattttgaatagATTTATGAAATTTTGGTTATATTATAAGGTGAAAGAAATCTAACAATATGTGCTAGGTTTGTGATACAAATTAGACCTTTTTATTGTAATCATTGATGTGGCTTCTTTCTAAATCAGTGATTATcaacctatttttatttctttttacctatAATAGCTCTCTCTCTCGTACAttccattatttattaaatattatatacaaaacaataatatatttaGGCAGTTTACCTTAGGACTACTTGAACTATAATAAGTTGGAATTCCACTGTGGGGAGTGACTTCCATCTGTGGAATAGGAAGCATGGGATAGAGCAACGCATATGTGTGTAAGTGTgcatgtatacgtgtgtgtgtttgcatgtgtgtggtaATTTGTCATTTGGAAATTTCCTGATACTGTTTCTTACTCtatacaaaatggaaataaacatacCCTGGGAAGATTCAAAGACAGAGTAAATGGACATTTTTATTCAGAATAAATGCAAAATGGAGATGAATTTGCTCTCTTTTCTTATGAACTGTACCATGGTTCATAAAATTTGTACCATTAATTAAATAActcttcattaatttatttctcagtGAGAAGGTatcagaaactttttttaaaaattcattactaCTTTCAATTCTCCAGATCTTTGGGATTTCATGAAACTGTAATCACACTTCtatgattttttgacttttccTTGTGTTCTGATAATTTAGCCTAACTAATATGAGAGCACACTGTTTCTATGTAAGCTTCAGGCTCCAAGAGAAGATTGTGCTGTTTACTTCACTGATCAAACTTGAGCAACTAGAATAACACTTGGCTGAGATTCAAGACTCAAATAAAtgtattgagtgaatgaataaatgattcctcaatgaatggaattgattTCATGAGTGGAACTGATTTCACATGCTTTTCATAATGGGCAGAGTATAATACAATTCGTTACTTTGAGTATTAGAGTTTATGTTGTTGGAAGTCTAGATTCCAAGATCTAAAGTCAAGTCTAAGTAGAAACAAACAAATCACAAAGCCATGCCATGCTTAAGGAAAGCAAAGCAAGTCATTTTTATGTTAAACAGTAGTTACAGCTTATGGTCATAAGTGCATGCTGCTGCACTTTTGGGATCCAATAAACAAGGTGTAGATAGTATTATTTTATCTTAGAAGGAGGCAAATTCTAGAGTGGTGTAAACTAAATGACTCCCAGAGAAGCAATGCGTGTTCTCATCTCACCAAAGGCCATTCATTTTCCTAGAAAAATCAGTGCAACAGAATCTCACAAACAAAAGGAAGTATCAGCAAAAACCACAGAAAAATTATGTacctgatttttgcttttttgaacaCTGGAGGACTTAACATTCATTTAACCGAAGGTCCCAGTTTTGGGTGCTTTGATATGAGTACTCATGGTTGCACTGTAATATTAGTGgtgattaattattaattaatattacattggcaaaaaccacagttacttttgcaccaatctaataaactgatatagaaaataaaagagcaCAAACTTAATTCTGAGAtaaaaagctaacatttattggacAATTGCTATAGGCTAATCaatctaaaaaatgtttaaatggtgttattttatttaatgttcacAGAAGCCCTATGTGCCACATGCTAATATTAGTAAGTTCTACAAGGGAAATTAAGAAATGTTCCAAGTTTTCCTTCTAGAAAATAACCGAGTTTCGAGTTTTTCTGCCTGACTCCAGGGCCTATTCTCTTGCCCTCTCATTGACTTGCCATTGTTTTAATCCAAGCCCGCATGTCAGGATCAGTGTCTCTGGCAATGCTGTGTGCTAATGTGTTTCAGATTTTTTGCTGGATCATTATCCCTTGGTGCAAAACATTCATTGTACTCACTAGAATCCCACTATCTTAAGAGGCAGCACAATGCAAGTCATCAAGCATGGTATCTAATTCTGATTAGGTCAATAATGAGTTTTGTGATGAGAAATATATGCATAAAACCTGAGACAGAAGCCTTGAAACAGCTGATTGCCAAGATTCATTCATTGTTAATACTATTactttttttcattgtattatatCTTACTCTATCTGTTTGTTATATCTGTGGAAATAAGGTGGAAAATCTAATG includes these proteins:
- the LOC100979694 gene encoding olfactory receptor 9S13-like produces the protein MFSFFLLLLSHLSLSLFFSFSLPPSLSHSLSLSTYTMVNFTHVSEFVLLGFQGGPGMQAMLFLIFLILYGIAVVGNLGMIVIIWVDAHLHTPMYAFLQSLSLLDICYSSTIAPRALANSMQEDHTISFGGCAAQFFFLSLFGTTEAFLLAAMAYDRFIAICNPLLYSVSMSHQVCVLLISGSYLWGVVNAIAQTTMTFRLPFCGSNEINDFFCDVPPLLSLSCSDTFINQLVLLGLCGSIIVSTFLIVLVSYIYIISTILRIPTLQGRQKTFSTCASHLTGVCLFFGTVFFMYAQPSAIFFMEQSKIVSIFYTMVIPMLNPLIYSLRNKEVKQALRRSMQKLSL